The following are from one region of the Shinella sp. PSBB067 genome:
- a CDS encoding DUF1489 family protein translates to MALHLIKLCVGADSIEDLREWVSERSLIAMAAGMEPHSSHVTRMIPKRDRELLDGGSLYWVIKGQVQARQKLLDIKSFTDGNGISRCELVLGPEVVETEFQPRRAFQGWRYLTEDDAPRDLKNMGEGTAELPLELRRELAELGLL, encoded by the coding sequence ATGGCCCTTCATCTCATCAAACTCTGTGTCGGCGCGGACTCGATCGAGGACCTGCGCGAATGGGTGTCCGAACGTTCGCTGATCGCGATGGCGGCGGGCATGGAGCCGCATTCCAGCCACGTCACCCGCATGATCCCCAAGCGTGACCGCGAACTGCTCGATGGCGGCTCGCTCTATTGGGTCATCAAGGGGCAGGTGCAGGCCCGCCAGAAATTGCTCGACATCAAGTCCTTCACGGATGGCAACGGCATTTCGCGCTGCGAGCTGGTGCTCGGGCCGGAGGTCGTCGAGACCGAGTTCCAGCCCCGCCGCGCCTTCCAGGGCTGGCGCTACCTCACGGAAGACGACGCCCCGCGCGATCTCAAGAATATGGGCGAGGGTACCGCGGAACTGCCGCTCGAACTGCGCCGGGAACTGGCCGAACTCGGCCTGCTCTGA
- a CDS encoding L-serine ammonia-lyase, protein MFLSVFDVFKIGIGPSSSHTMGPMSAANRFLDLILSDDWPRPAGARVTAIRMSLHGSLAYTGVGHGSDRAVILGLMGERPDSVDPDRMDAIVAEVEHSGRITPPGHPGYAFQPKTDLIFDKKNPLPGHANGMTFSAYDRDDRLLLKRIYYSVGGGFVVTDTELEQMRTSKARSSDKKVPFPFSSARQMLDMAERANMTIAQMKRANEEASMSREELNAGLDRIWEAMKSCIDRGLKNEGIMPGGLKVRRRARSIHDKLQEEWRSNKANPLLANDWLSVYAMAVNEENAAGGRVVTSPTNGAAGVVPATIRYYLHFHEDADQDGIRDYLLTAAAVGGIIKHNASISGAEVGCQGEVGSASAMAAAGLAAVMGGSPEQVENAAEIALEHHLGMTCDPIAGLVQVPCIERNALGAVKAVTAASLALKGDGKHFVPLDACIETMRQTGVDMNEKYKETSTGGLAVNVVEC, encoded by the coding sequence ATGTTTCTTTCGGTTTTTGATGTCTTCAAGATCGGTATCGGGCCGTCGAGCTCCCATACGATGGGGCCGATGTCGGCGGCGAACCGGTTCCTGGACCTGATCCTGTCGGACGACTGGCCGCGGCCGGCCGGAGCCCGGGTCACCGCCATCCGCATGAGCCTGCACGGCTCGCTCGCCTATACCGGCGTCGGCCATGGCTCCGACCGGGCCGTCATCCTCGGCCTGATGGGCGAGCGGCCGGATTCGGTCGATCCCGACCGGATGGACGCGATCGTCGCCGAGGTCGAGCATAGCGGCCGCATCACGCCGCCCGGCCATCCCGGCTACGCCTTCCAGCCGAAGACCGATCTTATCTTCGACAAGAAGAATCCGCTGCCCGGCCATGCCAACGGCATGACCTTCAGCGCCTACGACCGCGACGACCGGCTGCTTCTCAAGCGAATCTACTATTCCGTCGGCGGCGGATTCGTCGTCACGGATACCGAGCTGGAGCAAATGCGCACCAGCAAGGCGCGCTCCAGCGACAAGAAAGTGCCGTTCCCCTTTTCCTCCGCCAGGCAGATGCTCGACATGGCCGAGCGCGCCAACATGACGATCGCGCAGATGAAGCGCGCGAACGAGGAAGCCTCCATGTCGCGCGAGGAACTGAATGCCGGCCTCGACCGCATCTGGGAGGCGATGAAGAGCTGCATCGACCGGGGCCTGAAGAACGAAGGCATCATGCCGGGCGGCCTGAAGGTGCGCCGCCGCGCCCGCTCGATCCACGACAAGCTGCAGGAGGAGTGGCGCTCCAACAAGGCGAACCCGCTGCTCGCCAACGACTGGCTGTCCGTCTACGCCATGGCGGTCAACGAGGAGAATGCCGCGGGCGGCCGGGTCGTGACCTCGCCGACCAACGGGGCTGCCGGCGTCGTGCCCGCCACGATCCGCTACTACCTGCATTTCCACGAGGATGCCGACCAGGACGGCATCCGCGACTACCTGCTGACGGCCGCCGCCGTCGGCGGCATCATCAAGCACAACGCCTCGATTTCCGGCGCCGAGGTCGGCTGTCAGGGTGAGGTGGGGTCCGCCTCGGCCATGGCCGCCGCCGGCCTTGCCGCCGTGATGGGCGGCTCTCCGGAACAGGTGGAGAATGCCGCGGAAATCGCGCTGGAGCACCATCTCGGCATGACCTGCGACCCGATCGCCGGCCTCGTGCAGGTGCCCTGCATCGAGCGCAACGCGCTCGGCGCGGTGAAGGCGGTGACGGCTGCCTCGCTCGCCCTCAAGGGCGACGGCAAGCATTTCGTGCCGCTCGACGCCTGCATCGAGACGATGCGCCAGACCGGCGTCGACATGAACGAGAAGTACAAGGAAACCTCCACCGGCGGCCTTGCCGTCAACGTGGTGGAGTGCTGA
- a CDS encoding DUF599 domain-containing protein, with translation MNIPDIAALAVFVTLWIGYSWITDRARLFDRVSLTRAMSSQRAIWIRNAMHRDLRMIDTQIMAGLQNGTAFFASTSLLALGSCFALLGATDKVFTILNDLPEVFRASRTGFEMKVGGLAIIFGYAFFKFGWSYRLFNYCTILLGAMPMSGDIHKDPAGADLAADKVIRMNILAAKHFNKGLRAIFLSIGYLGWFVSPYLFILTTIGIIVVLVRRQFYSEARLGVLERLD, from the coding sequence ATGAACATCCCGGACATCGCCGCCCTCGCCGTCTTCGTCACCCTGTGGATCGGGTATTCCTGGATCACCGACCGGGCGAGGCTTTTCGACCGTGTGAGCCTGACCCGGGCGATGAGCTCGCAGCGCGCGATCTGGATCCGTAACGCCATGCACCGGGACCTGCGCATGATCGACACGCAGATCATGGCCGGCCTCCAGAACGGCACGGCCTTCTTCGCCTCGACGTCCCTCCTGGCGCTCGGAAGCTGCTTTGCGCTGCTCGGTGCCACGGACAAGGTCTTCACCATCCTCAACGACCTGCCGGAGGTCTTCCGCGCAAGCCGCACCGGCTTCGAGATGAAGGTCGGCGGCCTCGCCATCATCTTCGGCTATGCCTTCTTCAAGTTCGGCTGGTCCTACCGCCTCTTCAACTACTGCACGATCCTGCTCGGCGCGATGCCGATGAGCGGCGACATCCACAAGGACCCGGCCGGCGCCGACCTTGCCGCCGACAAGGTGATCCGCATGAACATCCTGGCGGCCAAGCACTTCAACAAGGGGCTTCGCGCCATCTTCCTGTCGATCGGCTATCTCGGCTGGTTCGTCAGCCCCTACCTCTTCATCCTGACGACCATCGGCATCATCGTCGTGCTCGTCCGCCGGCAGTTCTATTCGGAAGCGCGCCTCGGCGTGCTCGAACGCCTCGACTGA
- a CDS encoding DUF1624 domain-containing protein → MTTTVIDGNVAGDGGTRRRLPRIPLIDQARGVALIAMAIYHFTWDLGYFGYIDPETATTGGWRLFARAIAGSFLFLVGFSLVLGHRNGFHMRPFLLRFGKIALAAAAITITTWFAFPQTFIFFGILHAIAAASLIGLLFLRLPVAVTLLVAAAVVTAPFYLRAPVFDHPALWWVGLSPNPPRSNDYVPLLPWLAPVLLGIAAARLFVASTLPERLAGFGTATKGWWKSLLEKAGRHSLAIYLIHQPVLIALVYGFSLVVPPPAADPAAGYTKSCMRACSNERDAGFCQSFCGCTLERLVGENLFADLNSGAIDVTTDERIATISSQCTANAEAGSDLKE, encoded by the coding sequence ATGACGACGACGGTGATTGACGGCAATGTGGCAGGAGACGGCGGCACGAGGCGCCGCCTGCCGCGCATTCCGCTGATCGACCAGGCCCGCGGCGTCGCGCTGATCGCCATGGCGATCTACCACTTCACCTGGGACCTCGGCTATTTCGGCTATATTGATCCGGAGACCGCGACCACCGGCGGCTGGCGTCTCTTCGCACGGGCGATCGCCGGCAGCTTCCTGTTCCTCGTCGGCTTCAGCCTCGTCCTCGGCCACCGCAACGGTTTTCACATGCGGCCGTTCCTCCTGCGCTTCGGCAAGATCGCGTTGGCGGCCGCGGCCATCACCATCACCACCTGGTTCGCCTTTCCGCAGACCTTCATCTTCTTCGGCATCCTGCATGCCATCGCCGCGGCAAGCCTGATCGGCCTTCTCTTCCTGCGCCTGCCGGTCGCCGTCACGCTGCTGGTGGCGGCGGCCGTCGTCACGGCGCCGTTCTATCTGCGTGCGCCGGTCTTCGACCACCCGGCGCTCTGGTGGGTGGGTCTTTCCCCGAACCCGCCGCGCTCGAACGACTATGTGCCGCTGCTGCCCTGGCTGGCGCCGGTTCTGCTCGGCATCGCCGCCGCCCGCCTCTTCGTGGCGAGCACGCTGCCGGAGCGGCTGGCGGGTTTCGGCACTGCGACGAAAGGCTGGTGGAAAAGCCTGCTGGAAAAGGCCGGCCGCCACAGTCTCGCCATCTACCTTATCCACCAGCCGGTGCTGATCGCACTGGTCTACGGTTTCTCGCTGGTGGTTCCGCCACCTGCGGCGGATCCCGCGGCGGGCTACACGAAGAGCTGCATGCGCGCCTGTTCAAACGAGCGCGATGCCGGCTTCTGCCAGAGCTTCTGCGGCTGCACGCTGGAGAGGCTCGTGGGAGAGAACCTTTTCGCCGACCTGAACAGCGGCGCGATCGATGTCACGACGGACGAACGCATTGCAACGATCTCCTCGCAATGCACGGCGAATGCCGAAGCGGGGAGCGACCTGAAGGAGTAG
- a CDS encoding isoprenylcysteine carboxylmethyltransferase family protein, with translation MNAYRMKPLAFPWPPLVYGAAIAAAFLLQAYFPLAVAPTNIWYARAAGGVLIASAIVLDVWAMRTLIDCHTTILPNRCSTYLVTSGPYRYTRNPIYLGYTLTTAGIGLAMLNPWCILTAIAAAAVTSIVAIRREELHLLSRFGIDFERYCYGTTRWI, from the coding sequence ATGAATGCCTATCGCATGAAGCCACTCGCCTTTCCCTGGCCGCCGCTGGTCTACGGCGCGGCCATAGCGGCGGCATTCCTGCTCCAGGCATATTTTCCGCTCGCGGTCGCGCCGACGAATATCTGGTATGCCCGGGCGGCGGGCGGCGTCCTGATCGCGTCGGCCATCGTTCTCGACGTCTGGGCGATGCGCACGCTCATCGATTGCCACACGACGATCCTGCCGAACCGCTGCTCGACCTACCTGGTGACGTCGGGCCCCTACCGCTACACGCGCAATCCCATCTACCTCGGCTACACGCTGACGACCGCCGGCATCGGCCTTGCGATGCTCAATCCCTGGTGCATCCTGACGGCCATCGCCGCGGCCGCCGTCACGAGCATCGTCGCGATCCGCCGCGAGGAGCTGCATCTGCTCTCGCGCTTCGGGATCGATTTCGAGCGCTACTGCTACGGAACCACGCGCTGGATATGA
- a CDS encoding MerR family DNA-binding transcriptional regulator, producing MDKFYTITELTREFGVSTRTLRFYEDEGLINPERRGRTRLFRPADRRLIQEILRGRRIGFTIAEIRDIIRVYKDPPGEVGQLELLMTKVSEKREELRQKRRDIEETLAELDNVEEACLTRLAEIGVGT from the coding sequence GTGGACAAGTTTTATACCATAACCGAGCTGACGCGCGAATTCGGGGTTTCCACCCGCACCTTGCGCTTCTACGAGGACGAGGGCCTGATCAATCCGGAGCGCCGCGGCCGCACCCGCCTGTTCCGCCCCGCAGACCGCCGCCTGATCCAGGAAATCCTGCGCGGCCGGCGCATCGGCTTCACCATTGCCGAAATCCGCGACATCATCCGCGTCTACAAGGACCCGCCGGGAGAGGTCGGCCAGCTCGAGCTGCTGATGACGAAGGTCAGCGAGAAGCGCGAGGAGCTGCGCCAGAAGCGGCGCGACATCGAGGAGACGCTTGCTGAACTCGACAATGTCGAGGAAGCCTGTCTCACGCGCCTTGCCGAAATCGGCGTCGGCACCTGA
- the mgtE gene encoding magnesium transporter, which yields MEDTGDDDRIHQGQAEHSPFEGEDIYAEDGSVRSDFLMHVGAAIADRDLLYLRRHVARLHESEMGDLLEAIQPEQRRQLVSLLGADFDLAALTEVDEAIRLDIVEHLPNEQIAAALGEMDSDDAVYILEDLDQEDQDEILAKLPFTERIRLRRSLDYPESTAGRRMQTEFVAVPPFWTVGQTIDYLREDADLPESFSQIFVIDPTFRLLGAIDLDRLLRMARGTKIEAIMRETNHPIPAEMDQEEAAQLFEQYDLLSAAVVDENGRLVGVLTIDDVVDVIQEEAEEDLMRLGGVGDEELSDTTFETVRSRAPWLLVNLLTAFLAASVISMFEATIEEIVALAVLMPIVAGMGGNAGSQTMTVTVRALATRNLDIHNAWRVVRREAGVGLMHGVAFGLMIGLVAGIWFHDPNIGGVIATAMLINMTAAALAGIAIPLFLDRAGADPAVSSAVFVTAVTDIVGFLAFLGIATWWFAVR from the coding sequence ATGGAAGACACCGGCGACGACGACCGTATCCATCAGGGGCAGGCGGAGCACAGTCCCTTCGAGGGCGAGGACATCTATGCCGAGGACGGGTCCGTCCGCTCGGATTTCCTCATGCATGTCGGCGCGGCCATCGCCGACCGCGACCTCCTTTACCTGCGCCGGCACGTCGCGCGGCTGCACGAATCGGAAATGGGTGACCTCCTGGAGGCGATCCAGCCCGAGCAGCGCCGCCAGCTCGTCTCGCTGCTCGGCGCGGACTTCGACCTTGCCGCGCTGACGGAAGTCGACGAGGCGATCCGCCTCGACATCGTCGAGCACCTGCCGAACGAGCAGATCGCCGCCGCCCTCGGCGAGATGGATTCGGACGACGCCGTCTACATCCTGGAGGACCTCGACCAGGAGGACCAGGACGAGATCCTCGCCAAGCTGCCGTTCACAGAACGGATCCGCCTGCGCCGCTCGCTCGACTATCCCGAGAGCACGGCCGGCCGGCGCATGCAGACCGAGTTCGTCGCCGTGCCGCCGTTCTGGACGGTCGGCCAGACGATCGACTACCTGCGCGAGGACGCCGACCTGCCGGAGAGCTTCTCGCAGATCTTCGTCATCGACCCGACCTTCCGCCTGCTCGGCGCCATCGATCTCGACCGCCTGCTGCGCATGGCGCGCGGCACGAAGATCGAGGCCATCATGCGGGAGACGAACCATCCCATCCCGGCCGAGATGGACCAGGAAGAGGCCGCGCAGCTCTTCGAGCAGTACGACCTTCTCTCCGCCGCCGTCGTCGACGAGAACGGCCGGCTCGTGGGCGTGCTCACCATCGACGACGTGGTCGACGTCATCCAGGAAGAGGCGGAGGAGGACCTGATGCGTCTCGGCGGCGTCGGCGACGAGGAGCTGTCCGACACCACCTTCGAGACGGTCCGCTCGCGTGCGCCGTGGCTGCTCGTCAACCTCCTGACGGCATTCCTCGCGGCGTCCGTCATCTCGATGTTCGAGGCGACGATCGAGGAGATCGTGGCGCTTGCGGTGCTGATGCCGATCGTCGCCGGCATGGGCGGCAATGCGGGCTCCCAGACCATGACCGTGACGGTGCGGGCGCTCGCCACCCGCAATCTCGACATCCACAACGCCTGGCGCGTCGTGCGCCGCGAGGCCGGCGTCGGCCTGATGCACGGCGTCGCCTTCGGCCTGATGATCGGCCTCGTCGCCGGCATCTGGTTTCACGATCCCAATATCGGCGGCGTGATCGCGACCGCCATGCTGATCAACATGACGGCGGCGGCGCTTGCCGGCATCGCCATTCCGCTCTTCCTCGACCGGGCGGGGGCCGACCCGGCGGTGTCCTCGGCCGTCTTCGTGACGGCCGTCACCGACATCGTCGGCTTCCTCGCATTTCTGGGCATCGCGACCTGGTGGTTCGCGGTTCGCTAG
- a CDS encoding peptide deformylase, producing the protein MAILPILRYPDPRLRSPCKPVEAFDGRLAALADDLAATMRAAPGIGITAAHVGIAERLTVIELEGAASQRVYVNPAIEWASPQTQRHAEGSVSMPGVTDEVERPARIRITYQDLAGGTHTEEADGLLAVCLQHEIDQLDGIFWIDRLSRLKRERIVRKFRKAGT; encoded by the coding sequence ATGGCAATCCTTCCCATCCTGCGCTACCCCGATCCGCGCCTTCGTTCGCCCTGCAAGCCGGTCGAGGCCTTCGACGGGCGTCTTGCGGCGCTGGCCGACGACCTTGCGGCGACGATGCGCGCCGCGCCGGGCATCGGCATCACCGCCGCCCATGTCGGCATTGCCGAACGGCTGACGGTGATCGAACTGGAGGGCGCGGCCTCTCAGCGCGTCTACGTCAATCCCGCAATCGAATGGGCCTCGCCGCAAACACAGCGCCATGCGGAAGGCAGCGTCTCCATGCCCGGGGTCACCGACGAGGTGGAGCGCCCGGCCCGCATCCGCATCACCTATCAGGACCTCGCCGGCGGCACGCATACGGAGGAAGCGGACGGCCTGCTCGCCGTCTGCCTGCAGCACGAAATCGACCAGCTCGACGGCATTTTCTGGATCGACCGGCTCTCGCGCCTGAAGCGCGAGCGCATCGTCAGGAAGTTCCGGAAGGCGGGGACATAA
- a CDS encoding DUF2171 domain-containing protein, with the protein MVAATQIREHMEVRAADGRHIGTVDHMEGDSRIKLTKNDSEDGRHHLIPLDWVDHVDAHVHLNKDADEVRKEWSSMN; encoded by the coding sequence ATGGTCGCAGCAACGCAGATTCGCGAACATATGGAAGTGCGCGCCGCCGACGGCCGTCATATCGGCACGGTGGACCACATGGAGGGCGACAGCCGGATCAAGCTCACCAAGAACGATTCCGAAGACGGCCGCCACCACCTCATCCCGCTCGACTGGGTCGACCATGTCGATGCGCATGTGCACCTCAACAAGGATGCGGATGAAGTGCGCAAGGAATGGTCGTCCATGAACTGA
- the lipB gene encoding lipoyl(octanoyl) transferase LipB, whose product MQRQDISASLLAVPGSPPVRWRVAPGLVAYDLAVETMESEAAAIARGDADELVWLVEHPPLYTAGTSAVPDDLVSPDRFPVFSTGRGGEYTYHGPGQRVVYVMLDLKRRRQDVRAFVAALEAVVIDTLDSMNIRGERREDRVGVWVRRPERPPLPDGAPAEDKIAAIGIRLRRWVSFHGFSLNVEPDLEHFSGIVPCGIRGYGVTSLVDLGLPVMMSDVDVRIRSSFERVFGPTVSDVDCQPKSLSQA is encoded by the coding sequence ATGCAGCGGCAGGACATTTCCGCATCCCTTCTCGCAGTGCCCGGCTCGCCGCCGGTGCGCTGGCGCGTGGCGCCGGGGCTCGTTGCCTATGACCTGGCGGTCGAAACCATGGAAAGCGAGGCAGCGGCCATCGCCCGCGGCGACGCCGACGAGCTCGTCTGGCTCGTCGAGCATCCGCCGCTCTATACGGCCGGAACGAGCGCCGTTCCCGACGACCTCGTGTCGCCGGACCGCTTCCCGGTATTTTCCACCGGCCGCGGCGGCGAGTACACCTATCACGGGCCGGGACAGCGGGTCGTCTATGTCATGCTCGACCTGAAACGGCGCCGGCAGGACGTGCGCGCCTTCGTGGCCGCGCTGGAGGCCGTGGTGATCGACACGCTTGATTCCATGAACATCCGCGGGGAGCGGCGCGAGGACCGCGTCGGCGTCTGGGTGCGCCGCCCGGAGCGCCCGCCGCTGCCGGACGGGGCGCCGGCCGAGGACAAGATCGCCGCCATCGGCATCCGCCTGCGCCGCTGGGTGAGCTTCCACGGCTTTTCGCTCAATGTCGAGCCGGACCTCGAGCATTTCTCGGGCATCGTGCCCTGCGGCATCCGCGGCTACGGCGTGACGAGCCTCGTCGACCTCGGCCTGCCGGTGATGATGAGCGACGTGGATGTCCGCATCCGCTCCTCCTTCGAGCGCGTCTTCGGCCCCACCGTCTCCGACGTGGACTGTCAGCCGAAAAGCCTTTCGCAGGCATAG
- a CDS encoding biotin/lipoyl-containing protein, translating to MRHPRWREGRLSTGFIAEEYPDGFAPMAPTEAEAGVLARIALSAHLVDAARRSNHLDRLRPATQHRNDWVVKIGDAYHALSAEEAVESDWKPGEAVWRGTVAGRGVTAQLRPFPNGMRIDWQGLSVRTRVFTPRLAALDALMPVKLPPDTSRMLLCPMPGLVVSIAVSEGQEVKAGETLAVVEAMKMENVLRAERDLTVGPIRAKPGESLAVDAVIMEFA from the coding sequence ATGCGCCATCCGCGCTGGCGGGAAGGGCGGCTTTCCACCGGCTTCATCGCCGAGGAATATCCCGACGGCTTCGCGCCCATGGCGCCGACGGAGGCGGAGGCCGGCGTCCTGGCGCGGATCGCGCTTTCGGCGCATCTCGTCGACGCCGCGCGGCGCTCCAACCATCTCGACCGCCTGCGCCCGGCAACGCAGCACCGCAACGACTGGGTGGTGAAGATCGGCGATGCCTATCACGCGCTTTCGGCGGAGGAGGCGGTGGAGAGCGACTGGAAGCCGGGCGAAGCCGTCTGGCGCGGCACCGTCGCCGGGCGCGGCGTGACCGCGCAGCTCCGCCCGTTCCCGAACGGCATGCGGATCGACTGGCAGGGGCTTTCCGTGCGCACGCGCGTCTTCACGCCGCGCCTTGCCGCGCTCGATGCGCTGATGCCGGTGAAGCTGCCGCCGGACACCTCCAGGATGCTGCTCTGCCCTATGCCGGGCCTCGTCGTCTCCATCGCGGTCAGCGAGGGGCAGGAGGTGAAGGCGGGCGAGACGCTGGCCGTCGTCGAGGCGATGAAGATGGAGAACGTGCTGCGCGCCGAGCGCGACCTGACGGTCGGCCCGATCCGCGCCAAGCCCGGCGAGAGCCTTGCCGTCGACGCCGTGATCATGGAATTCGCCTGA
- a CDS encoding DMT family transporter, protein MQGVILMAAAMLMLPGMDAIAKYMATFAGMSPGQVTFYRFFFQIVCTIPLIFTAAGSATLRPKRPWLNLLRGAIHGAASLLFFAAVKYMPLADVFAIYFVEPFILTAMSAVFLGERVGWRRWLAIMVGFGGALIVIQPSFILFGWTALLPVACAFLYSIYLFMNRAIGEADSPLTMQTIAGFGGTLFMGAALFLGGAAGIADFATSLPPSLFTLVLLLILGALSGYAHILVVRAFRLAPLSLLAPFQYFEIISATVLGYAIFGDFPTPSKWLGIAIIVGSGLFIIWREQKNRRVEADIAFD, encoded by the coding sequence ATGCAGGGCGTGATCCTGATGGCCGCCGCCATGCTGATGCTTCCCGGCATGGACGCGATCGCCAAGTACATGGCGACGTTCGCCGGCATGTCGCCGGGGCAGGTGACGTTCTACCGCTTCTTCTTCCAGATCGTCTGCACGATCCCGCTGATCTTCACGGCGGCCGGCAGCGCGACGCTGCGGCCGAAACGGCCATGGCTCAACCTGCTGCGCGGCGCGATCCACGGCGCGGCGAGCCTCCTGTTCTTCGCGGCCGTGAAATACATGCCGCTGGCGGACGTCTTCGCGATCTACTTCGTCGAGCCCTTCATCCTCACGGCCATGTCCGCGGTCTTCCTCGGCGAGCGCGTCGGCTGGCGGCGGTGGCTCGCCATCATGGTCGGTTTCGGCGGCGCGCTCATCGTCATCCAGCCGAGCTTCATCCTGTTCGGCTGGACGGCGCTGCTGCCGGTCGCCTGCGCCTTCCTGTATTCCATCTACCTCTTCATGAACCGCGCCATCGGCGAGGCCGATTCCCCGCTCACCATGCAGACGATCGCCGGCTTCGGCGGCACGCTCTTCATGGGCGCGGCGCTGTTCCTCGGAGGGGCGGCGGGAATAGCCGATTTCGCGACCTCGCTGCCGCCCTCGCTCTTCACCCTCGTCCTGCTTTTGATCCTCGGCGCGCTGTCGGGCTATGCGCATATCCTCGTGGTGCGGGCGTTCCGCCTGGCGCCGCTCTCGCTCCTCGCGCCGTTCCAGTATTTCGAGATCATCTCGGCGACCGTGCTCGGCTACGCGATCTTCGGCGACTTCCCGACGCCCTCCAAGTGGCTCGGCATCGCGATCATCGTCGGCTCGGGCCTCTTCATCATCTGGCGCGAGCAGAAGAACCGCAGGGTCGAGGCTGACATCGCCTTCGACTAA
- a CDS encoding helix-turn-helix domain-containing protein, translating to MTFPGENNTIPFPSGRADGDTLGGRIWRARDALDLSLEGLAARLGLPEETVGGWERDHAEPDTKALFMLAGVLSVSPSWLIAGIGAAPADPDGEENPHPLLRQLQAVQRLHDETGKAIAALEAEIARLIKKDQG from the coding sequence ATGACCTTCCCCGGCGAGAACAACACCATCCCCTTCCCTTCGGGCCGCGCCGACGGCGACACGCTCGGCGGCCGCATCTGGCGGGCGCGCGATGCGCTGGACCTGTCGCTCGAAGGCCTCGCCGCGCGGCTGGGCCTGCCCGAAGAAACGGTCGGCGGCTGGGAACGTGACCATGCCGAACCCGACACCAAGGCGCTCTTCATGCTGGCCGGCGTGCTCTCGGTCTCCCCCTCCTGGCTGATCGCCGGCATCGGCGCGGCCCCGGCTGACCCGGACGGCGAGGAGAACCCGCACCCGCTGCTGCGCCAGCTTCAGGCGGTCCAGCGACTTCACGACGAGACGGGCAAGGCGATCGCGGCGCTTGAGGCCGAGATCGCTCGTTTGATCAAAAAAGATCAGGGCTGA
- a CDS encoding S-(hydroxymethyl)glutathione dehydrogenase/class III alcohol dehydrogenase → MDVRAAVAVQAGKPLEIMTVQLEGPRAGEVLVEVKATGICHTDDFTLSGADPEGLFPAILGHEGAGVVVDVGPGVTSVKKGDHVIPLYTPECRECYSCLSRKTNLCTAIRGTQGQGLMPDGTSRFSIGKDKIHHYMGCSTFANYTVLPEIALAKVNPDAPFDKICYIGCGVTTGIGAVINTARVEIGSTAVVFGLGGIGLNVLQGLRLAGADMIIGVDINPDRKEWGEKFGMTHFVNPKEVEGDIVPYLVNLTKRNGDLIGGADYTFDCTGNTKVMRQALESAHRGWGKSVIIGVAGAGQEISTRPFQLVTGRQWMGTAFGGARGRTDVPKIVDWYMDGKIQIDPMITHTMPLEDINNGFELMHKGESIRGVVVY, encoded by the coding sequence ATGGACGTACGCGCCGCCGTAGCCGTTCAGGCTGGAAAACCGCTTGAAATCATGACCGTACAGCTCGAAGGCCCGAGGGCCGGCGAAGTGTTGGTCGAGGTGAAGGCGACGGGCATCTGCCATACGGACGACTTCACGCTTTCGGGCGCCGACCCGGAAGGCCTGTTCCCCGCCATCCTCGGCCATGAGGGCGCGGGCGTCGTCGTCGATGTCGGCCCGGGCGTCACCTCGGTCAAGAAGGGCGACCACGTCATTCCGCTCTACACGCCCGAGTGCCGCGAGTGCTATTCCTGTCTGTCGCGCAAGACGAACCTGTGCACCGCCATCCGCGGCACGCAAGGCCAGGGCCTGATGCCCGACGGCACGTCCCGCTTCTCCATCGGCAAGGACAAGATCCACCACTACATGGGCTGCTCGACCTTCGCCAACTACACCGTGCTGCCGGAGATCGCGCTGGCCAAGGTCAACCCGGACGCGCCCTTCGACAAGATCTGCTACATCGGCTGCGGCGTGACGACCGGCATCGGCGCCGTCATCAACACGGCCAGGGTCGAGATCGGCTCGACGGCCGTCGTCTTCGGCCTCGGCGGCATCGGCCTCAACGTGCTGCAGGGCCTGCGCCTTGCCGGCGCGGACATGATCATCGGCGTCGACATCAACCCGGACCGCAAGGAATGGGGCGAGAAGTTCGGCATGACGCATTTCGTCAACCCGAAGGAGGTGGAGGGTGACATCGTGCCCTACCTCGTCAATCTGACGAAGCGCAACGGCGACCTGATCGGCGGCGCCGACTACACCTTCGACTGCACGGGCAACACCAAGGTGATGCGCCAGGCGCTCGAATCGGCCCATCGCGGCTGGGGCAAGTCGGTCATCATCGGCGTTGCCGGCGCGGGCCAGGAAATCTCGACGCGTCCGTTCCAGCTCGTCACCGGCCGCCAGTGGATGGGCACGGCCTTCGGCGGCGCGCGCGGGCGCACGGACGTGCCCAAGATCGTCGACTGGTACATGGACGGCAAGATCCAGATCGACCCGATGATCACCCACACCATGCCGCTGGAAGACATCAACAACGGCTTCGAGCTGATGCACAAGGGTGAAAGCATCCGCGGCGTGGTCGTCTACTGA